In Ochotona princeps isolate mOchPri1 chromosome 21, mOchPri1.hap1, whole genome shotgun sequence, a single genomic region encodes these proteins:
- the SLC6A6 gene encoding sodium- and chloride-dependent taurine transporter isoform X1, translating to MSPVHPESEEMANKEKLQCLKDFHKDILKPSPGKSPGTRPEDEAEGKPPQREKWSSKLDFVLSVAGGFVGLGNVWRFPYLCYKNGGGAFLIPYFIFLFGGGLPVFFLEIIIGQYTSEGGITCWEKICPLFSGIGYASIVIVSLLNVYYIVILAWATYYLFQSFQSDLPWAHCNHSWNTPQCMEDTLRKNRSMWLTVSTTNFTSPVTEFWERNVLSLSPGIDHPGTLKWELALCLLLVWLICFFCIWKGVRSTGKVVYFTATFPFAMLLVLLVRGLTLPGAGEGIKFYLYPNITRLEDPQVWIDAGTQIFFSYAICLGAMTSLGSYNKYKYNSYRDCMLLGCLNSGTSFVSGFAIFSILGFMAQEQGVDIADVAESGPGLAFIAYPKAVTMMPLPTFWSILFFIMLLLLGLDSQFVEVEGQITSLVDLYPSFLRKGYRREIFIAIVCSISYLLGLTMVTEGGMYVFQLFDYYAASGVCLLWVAFFECFVIAWIYGGDDFYDGIEDMIGYRPGPWMKYSWAVITPVLCVGCFVFSLVKYVPLTYNKVYVYPDWAIGLGWCLALSSMVCIPLVIVIRLCQTEGPFLVRIKYLLTPREPNRWAVETEGAQPYRSRLSLNGALMKPTHIVVETMM from the exons AGAGCGAGGAGATGGCCAACAAGGAGAAGCTGCAGTGTCTGAAAGACTTCCACAAGGACATCCTGAAGCCGTCACCTGGGAAGAGCCCAGGCACGCGGCCCGAGGATGAGGCCGAGGGCAAGCCCCCACAGAGGGAAAAGTGGTCCAGCAAGCTCGACTTCGTGCTGTCGGTGGCTGGTGGCTTCGTGGGCTTGGGCAACGTCTGGCGGTTCCCGTACCTCTGCTACAAAAATGGCGGAG GTGCATTCCTCATACCATACTTCATCTTTCTGTTTGGGGGCGGCCTGCCTGTGTTCTTCCTGGAGATCATCATAGGCCAGTACACCTCTGAAGGGGGCATCACCTGCTGGGAGAAGATCTGCCCCTTGTTCTCTG GCATTGGCTATGCCTCCATCGTGATTGTATCCCTCCTGAACGTGTACTACATTGTCATCCTGGCCTGGGCCACCTACTACCTATTCCAGTCCTTCCAGTCGGATCTTCCCTGGGCACATTGCAACCACAGCTGGAACACGCCGCAGTGCATGGAAGACACCTTGCGCAAGAACAGGAGCATGTGGCTCACCGTCAGCACCACCAACTTCACCTCCCCTGTCACCGAATTCTGGGA GCGCAACGTGCTAAGCCTGTCCCCTGGGATCGACCACCcgggcactctgaaatgggagcTCGCGCTCTGCCTTCTCCTCGTCTGGCTGATCTGCTTCTTCTGCATCTGGAAGGGAGTCAGGTCCACGGGGAAG GTCGTCTACTTCACAGCCACGTTCCCGTTTGCCATGCTCCTGGTACTGCTAGTGCGGGGGCTGACGCTGCCCGGCGCAGGCGAGGGCATCAAGTTCTACCTGTACCCTAACATCACACGCCTCGAGGACCCGCAG GTGTGGATCGACGCCGGGACCCAGATCTTCTTCTCCTATGCCATCTGCTTGGGAGCCATGACCTCGCTGGGGAGCTACAACAAGTACAAGTACAACTCATACAG GGACTGTATGCTGCTGGGATGCCTGAACAGTGGTACCAGTTTTGTGTCTGGCTTCGCAATTTTTTCCATCCTGGGCTTCATGGCACAAGAGCAAGGGGTGGACATTGCTGATGTGGCTGAGTCAG GTCCTGGCTTGGCCTTCATTGCCTACCCAAAAGCTGTGACCATGATGCCGCTGCCCACCTTTTGGTccattctcttttttattatgcTTCTCTTGCTTGGACTGGATAGCCAG TTTGTTGAAGTCGAAGGACAGATCACATCCTTGGTTGATCTTTACCCATCCTTCCTAAGGAAGGGTTATCGTCGGGAAATCTTCATCGCCATCGTGTGTAGCATCAGCTACCTGCTGGGGCTGACGATGGTGACGGAG GGTGGCATGTATGTGTTTCAACTCTTTGACTACTATGCAGCTAGTGGTGTATGCCTTCTGTGGGTTGCATTCTTTGAATGTTTTGTAATTGCCTGGATTTATG gcGGTGATGACTTTTATGATGGTATAGAGGACATGATCGGCTATCGGCCCGGGCCCTGGATGAAGTACAGCTGGGCTGTGATCACCCCCGTCCTCTGCGTT GGATGTTTCGTCTTCTCGCTCGTCAAGTACGTGCCCCTGACCTACAACAAAGTCTACGTGTACCCTGACTGGGCCATCGGGCTGGGCTGGTGCCTGGCCCTGTCTTCAATGGTGTGCATCCCCCTGGTCATTGTCATCCGCCTCTGCCAGACGGAGGGACCCTTCCTTGTG AGAATCAAGTACCTGCTGACCCCGAGGGAACCCAACCGCTGGGCAGTGGAGACGGAGGGGGCCCAGCCCTACAGGTCCCGCCTGTCCCTGAACGGCGCGCTCATGAAGCCCACCCACATCGTTGTGGAGACCATGATGTGA
- the SLC6A6 gene encoding sodium- and chloride-dependent taurine transporter isoform X2 yields MANKEKLQCLKDFHKDILKPSPGKSPGTRPEDEAEGKPPQREKWSSKLDFVLSVAGGFVGLGNVWRFPYLCYKNGGGAFLIPYFIFLFGGGLPVFFLEIIIGQYTSEGGITCWEKICPLFSGIGYASIVIVSLLNVYYIVILAWATYYLFQSFQSDLPWAHCNHSWNTPQCMEDTLRKNRSMWLTVSTTNFTSPVTEFWERNVLSLSPGIDHPGTLKWELALCLLLVWLICFFCIWKGVRSTGKVVYFTATFPFAMLLVLLVRGLTLPGAGEGIKFYLYPNITRLEDPQVWIDAGTQIFFSYAICLGAMTSLGSYNKYKYNSYRDCMLLGCLNSGTSFVSGFAIFSILGFMAQEQGVDIADVAESGPGLAFIAYPKAVTMMPLPTFWSILFFIMLLLLGLDSQFVEVEGQITSLVDLYPSFLRKGYRREIFIAIVCSISYLLGLTMVTEGGMYVFQLFDYYAASGVCLLWVAFFECFVIAWIYGGDDFYDGIEDMIGYRPGPWMKYSWAVITPVLCVGCFVFSLVKYVPLTYNKVYVYPDWAIGLGWCLALSSMVCIPLVIVIRLCQTEGPFLVRIKYLLTPREPNRWAVETEGAQPYRSRLSLNGALMKPTHIVVETMM; encoded by the exons ATGGCCAACAAGGAGAAGCTGCAGTGTCTGAAAGACTTCCACAAGGACATCCTGAAGCCGTCACCTGGGAAGAGCCCAGGCACGCGGCCCGAGGATGAGGCCGAGGGCAAGCCCCCACAGAGGGAAAAGTGGTCCAGCAAGCTCGACTTCGTGCTGTCGGTGGCTGGTGGCTTCGTGGGCTTGGGCAACGTCTGGCGGTTCCCGTACCTCTGCTACAAAAATGGCGGAG GTGCATTCCTCATACCATACTTCATCTTTCTGTTTGGGGGCGGCCTGCCTGTGTTCTTCCTGGAGATCATCATAGGCCAGTACACCTCTGAAGGGGGCATCACCTGCTGGGAGAAGATCTGCCCCTTGTTCTCTG GCATTGGCTATGCCTCCATCGTGATTGTATCCCTCCTGAACGTGTACTACATTGTCATCCTGGCCTGGGCCACCTACTACCTATTCCAGTCCTTCCAGTCGGATCTTCCCTGGGCACATTGCAACCACAGCTGGAACACGCCGCAGTGCATGGAAGACACCTTGCGCAAGAACAGGAGCATGTGGCTCACCGTCAGCACCACCAACTTCACCTCCCCTGTCACCGAATTCTGGGA GCGCAACGTGCTAAGCCTGTCCCCTGGGATCGACCACCcgggcactctgaaatgggagcTCGCGCTCTGCCTTCTCCTCGTCTGGCTGATCTGCTTCTTCTGCATCTGGAAGGGAGTCAGGTCCACGGGGAAG GTCGTCTACTTCACAGCCACGTTCCCGTTTGCCATGCTCCTGGTACTGCTAGTGCGGGGGCTGACGCTGCCCGGCGCAGGCGAGGGCATCAAGTTCTACCTGTACCCTAACATCACACGCCTCGAGGACCCGCAG GTGTGGATCGACGCCGGGACCCAGATCTTCTTCTCCTATGCCATCTGCTTGGGAGCCATGACCTCGCTGGGGAGCTACAACAAGTACAAGTACAACTCATACAG GGACTGTATGCTGCTGGGATGCCTGAACAGTGGTACCAGTTTTGTGTCTGGCTTCGCAATTTTTTCCATCCTGGGCTTCATGGCACAAGAGCAAGGGGTGGACATTGCTGATGTGGCTGAGTCAG GTCCTGGCTTGGCCTTCATTGCCTACCCAAAAGCTGTGACCATGATGCCGCTGCCCACCTTTTGGTccattctcttttttattatgcTTCTCTTGCTTGGACTGGATAGCCAG TTTGTTGAAGTCGAAGGACAGATCACATCCTTGGTTGATCTTTACCCATCCTTCCTAAGGAAGGGTTATCGTCGGGAAATCTTCATCGCCATCGTGTGTAGCATCAGCTACCTGCTGGGGCTGACGATGGTGACGGAG GGTGGCATGTATGTGTTTCAACTCTTTGACTACTATGCAGCTAGTGGTGTATGCCTTCTGTGGGTTGCATTCTTTGAATGTTTTGTAATTGCCTGGATTTATG gcGGTGATGACTTTTATGATGGTATAGAGGACATGATCGGCTATCGGCCCGGGCCCTGGATGAAGTACAGCTGGGCTGTGATCACCCCCGTCCTCTGCGTT GGATGTTTCGTCTTCTCGCTCGTCAAGTACGTGCCCCTGACCTACAACAAAGTCTACGTGTACCCTGACTGGGCCATCGGGCTGGGCTGGTGCCTGGCCCTGTCTTCAATGGTGTGCATCCCCCTGGTCATTGTCATCCGCCTCTGCCAGACGGAGGGACCCTTCCTTGTG AGAATCAAGTACCTGCTGACCCCGAGGGAACCCAACCGCTGGGCAGTGGAGACGGAGGGGGCCCAGCCCTACAGGTCCCGCCTGTCCCTGAACGGCGCGCTCATGAAGCCCACCCACATCGTTGTGGAGACCATGATGTGA